tgtgtgtgtgtgtgtgtgtgtgtgtgtgtgtgtgtgtgtgtgtgtgtgtgtgtgtgtgtgtgtgcttgagtgcctggctgtgtgtgtggcagtgtccTTTTGCTTCATTTGTTGCATCATACACACTTAATATCAGGACTTAATATAATGTCATAATGTTACCAAGGTAAACTCATTAAACAGTTCTGTGTAATGACATAGATGGTAAACACGTACATTTCCCTTCAATTCATCTTGCATAACATCACTCAATCAGAGTTTATGGACTCGTATTTTACATCGGCCAAGCCCAGACATGAGCGAGGCTGTAAACTATAAACAAGAATGACAGAGGCAGTGGGAGAGAGTTGGAAggagtgtgtgagagcgtgagaAAGGGGGTttgaaggagagtgagaaagggggagagtgagagagtttgaaacagagtgagagagaggcggagagagagttTGAAACAGAGGGACAGGAGAGGAAGAACATACTGCAAGAGAAGAGCGGCAGGTAGTTCTCTCTGACCACAATGCAGCCAACTATCACTGAAGCTGGATACCCTGACGGAAAGCCACTTAAAAGATACCATTATTGAGTATAATGAGCTCCGTTCTTCTCAACCCACGACAGGTCAGTTGGGTCATTTCACTCACTTTGTACACAAGATTAACAGTAGACATTTTTCTCAGTAAATTCAtctcaaataatttattttacaaatcTATTCTTTCCATCTTAATTTTAGATTTGTATCTGCAGTcttcaggttttttttgttgaaaTGTAAATCTATTGAAGAGCTTCCGCATGTTTAAACCTATTCATTTACTGGACGGATTCAAGGGCGGGACTGGGAACAGACGGGAACTGCTCTCTCATCCTTAATCAGCAGGAGCGCATGACTCAGCACTGGTGTTGCAACACACTCAGacgaacacacgcaaacacacaggcacacacacacacacacacacacacacacacacacacacacacacacacacacacacacacacacacacacacacacacacacacacacacacacacacacacacacttagtctAGCTCACTCTTGTcactccctccaccaccactatactctctctctctctctctctctctctctctctctctctctctctctctctctctctctctctctctctctctctctctctctctctctctctctctctctctctctctctctctctctctctctctctctctctctctctctctctctctctctctctctctctctctctctctctctctctctctctctctctctctctctctctctctctctctctctctctctctctctctctctctctctcttgctccctccctGCATATTCTTACACACATCAACGCATGCCATGGTTGTTCACTCAGGAAACTCATGTTTAGTTAGTGGTTGTAGACTATTTGTGACATGGTCCTTCCATCCTGTCGGACCGCATTCCGTTCAGAGAGTTATTGTTCAaggtgtgtaggcctacacgactTGGACTCTTTTGACCACCACGCTCAGACTTGAACCTTCACTGTTATAAGGTATGCAGAATTTTTTAATGGACAGTAGCTGTCAACGGTAACTTGTACCTGTTGGTTTTAGGTCAAGGTTCACCTCTGCCTGTGTAGGCTGTACACGGTTTCAATGGGCAGTCTTCCAGATATTTGTTGGGTAGTGTTCAAtgagtaactgtgtgtgtgtgtgtgttagtgtgtgtgtgtgtgtgtgtgtgtgtgtgtgtgtgtgtgtgtgtgtgtgtgtgtgtgtgtgtgtgtgtttgttggtttgtttatccctccgtctatctgtctgtgtatgtgtttatttgtctgtctgtgtgtgtgtttatctggaatatttttctgtctgtctttccgtctgtgtgtgggtgtgtttgtgtgtgtctgtatgtatgtgcataaTTGTGCCAACAACCCAACCATGTATTTTATGtacgtgcatgcgcgtgtgtgtgtttgtgtgtgtatgtctatatgtgtgtatgtaattttgcgtacgtgtgtgtgagtttttgtgtgtgtgtgtgtgtgtgtgtgtgtctgtgagtttgtgtgtgtgtgtgtgtgtgtgtgtgtgtgtgtgtgtgtgtgtgtgtgtgtgtgtgtgtgtgtgtgtgtgtgtgtgtgtgtgtgtgtgtgtgtgtgcgcgagtgtccCCCGATCTAACCATGTACTTCACATTGCTATGTATGTGAGCGTTTGCCTCCACCGACCTAACCATGTACTTCATTGCTACGTATGTACGCGTGTGTGCGGAGTGCAGACGTCTCCGGCCGCCATGTCCCTTGCAGACTCCCCGCGGTCGTCCGTGTTCACGTTTGAGTCCCGGACCCACTGCCTGAACGTGCTGGGCCGTCTGGACGAGCAGCGGCACGGCGACCGGCTCTGTGACATCACGGTGGAGGTGGACGGCCAGAGCTTCAGGGCGCATCGCGCCGTGCTCACCGCCTGCAGCGAGTACTTCGCCAACGTTATCTCCAAGTACGCGCGCCAAGGAGCCGTCCTCACTCTTCCACCGGAGGTGAGATAAGGGAACGGGTGACTGACGGAAACATAATGATATCTCGGTGTTGGTTAAACAATGGGGCCTGGCCTTGGTGTTGGTCAAACATATTgtattttaaacacacacacacacaaacactcacacacacacacacacacacacacacacacacacacacacacacacacaaacacaccggtGAACACGGCGGCAGGTGCGAGAGAGGTCAAGAGTGTGACAGACCTGCTGTGAGGCCTGCTAAAGTAAAGTGCATTGCACTGGAATATTGCTGGTATGCTGTCGGCTGTAGGCTGGTTTAACGTTCACACAGTAACAGTGAGCTACCCTGGATTTATGTGATTTAACGTATAATGAGAATTTCTCTAATGTATGTTTGGGGCAAGTTTTTTCTGTTCGCTCTTTGGTCAAACCACTGAATGATTTATGTGTGTGAtcctgtgtgtctggtgtgctTGTCCATACAGGTGACAGCTGCCGGCTTTGAACCTCTTCTGAAATTTGCCTACACATCCAAACTCCTCTTCAGTAAGCAAGATGTCCTTGAAGTACGCAGCGCCGCATCCACTCTGGGATTCAGAGATTTGGACAAAACCTGTTTTGATTTTCTCCTGCCAAAGTTCTTTAACAGCGGCGGCAGCTCTGCGCCGTTTCCCAGGAAGACATGTTGCAAGAAGAAATGCAAGAAGCTGTGGTCAAAGGAAGACGATCGCCTGCCGAGCCGcaaaaatgaaacaaaaccaGCGTCTGATTCGTCCTCTGACCAGGAAATGGGCTGGCAGGACAACCACCCTGGAATCGGTCAAACGGGAATTAAGAAAAGCCGAACGATCCCAACTTCTGGGACGGATAAAAAATCAGAGGAGACAAATGCCTATTTTCTGCAGTGTCCAAAGTACCGCAAGTTCCAGCTTGCTTGCTGCATGGACAGAACCCTGGACCTCCCAGCCGGGGCCAACCTTCCCCTCTCTGGTCACAACAGTCGCGGctctgaggaccagagagagagcgtagTCGAGAACCCTGCAAGAACAGACGCTGCACATCGCGTCGGTTCCATGGAAGCCGCAGCAGAGGAAAAATCTCACGCAGGATCACAGGGGGTGACAAAAAGCCAATCGAACGTTGAGCTAGTGGATGACGACGATGTCGAAGCTAAACGGAACCCGGGCGACAGCGAGATGGGAGAACCGCGAGTGAAAGCCTTGGGCTGGGATGCTGCCGTTGACGCAAGGTCTTCCGGGACCCCAGCCGGCCTCCGAGACAGCTCCAAAGACGGAGCGGACCGCTCTGAGGCTAGTTCTACCCTGGGTCAGACGGCACCAGGGTTTATATTACACCATCCTCTCCCTGGACGGTCCCCTAGAGAGGACAGTCCCGGCGTAGGGCACACGGGGTCAGCAGAGACGATCGTCGCAGTGGTCGAGGCGGACCACAAGAACCGTAGAGCGGTCCTAGCTGTGGCCAGCCAGTTGAAGGCAGAAGAAGAGAGCTGGATGGGACGAGGGAAAGGACGCTCCTTAGTGGGAGAGGCTCCCGAtgaaggggcgagagagaggagcagggtggagaTGGAAGTGGCCAAGCCCTTACCGCCCCCCCAAACGGGTCACTACCCAGGCCCAGGGAGCTCCTCCATGGACCAGCTGAGAGTTCCGGTCCATCCGAGGGTCGGATCCACCTGCTGCCCGTTCCTGCAGGGCCTGGCGCCGGACGAAGGGGAACGGCAGGCGGCGGAGGGCGCTGTGTCGTGTGAGAGTCCGGGGATGTCTCCGTCACACAGGCCTCACCCCGATGTGTCGCCGATCACCTCGACGGAAGAGGCAGACTCGGAAACGGAAACGGAGTGCGATGACTCGTTTGCACAGGAGAAGGCCCGACAGGTGAGCTGTCCGATATCTTAGTGTCGTTGGAAAATTACCCTTCTGAATCTCTTCAGAAGATTGACACACTAATTTGAGATACTTGCTTTTTTCCCCTTTTCTCTATGCCACATGTTGGGTTTATAGAGAGGTCAGTGTATCTTAAAAATGTCAATTCACCACGACATCATTTGTTACACCATTTGATTACTGTGTTTACTGGCAATGAAAAGAGGAGGAAATAACTCCACATTCGTCCAAGTGAATAGCTGCAGTGTTCAAAGTTAATGAATTACCTTGTAGTACTGGTATACGTACCGAtctgtgacgtgtgtgtgcggtctTTTGTGAatcatgcatgtgcgtgtgtgtgtcgctgtacCTCATCATTGTTAGGTTCTTCACAGGGATGCTAATTATCAAagcaaatgtaatttgtaagtTTGTTTTTTCGTGACCCAACCCCAACAGATATTTGACAAATGACAAAAATGTAACTTTAATAATTATCTTAATTATTTAATAAGGAAAAATGTAATCCCTTCCTGCAATCGAACGCAAGGTGACTTAAACATTCAATCTCATTGTGGACATTTAAAGCAGCAATGCAAATTTTCAAACAACACATCCTACACATTTTACACAAGGCAAGCTACCCCTTCTGCTCTACCCCTTCCATAACCACGattatggagttagaatcatgccaaaaccctgcacacacgcaaaacgtgttttgctcacgcacaacgattcacagacacacacaaaacgtgttttactcacgcacaatgattcacacacacgctcagtgtggtttgcaaatacaaaacatcattcacaaactaatgcattttgcttcagaaacaaatacagtatgttttacacatagtaaaaactaaaatctttcaagtacaaactaaaatctttcaagtacactaaacaattctacaagtacggaacactgaaagctgcgcgtggatcggaaggcatttgcgcgtggatcagcaaggcggaaaattagtgccaaaagtcacgtgacaaacaaatgtcctgtgattcacactacacaacagcaggtggcgctgttgagtcagtttaaggccgccaggacgatcttttttctccccaaaatctttatttgatgccggcccaccgtgtgtgtggattctatggaaagccaagaaggccactaactggccctagaatggcgcggtaaaagtgctaaaccgcacggaaaccgtacggaatccgtgcggtttggcaggaacagcgccacctgctgttgtgtagtgtgaatcacaggacatttgtttgtcacgtgacttttggcactaattttccgccttgctgatccacgcgcaaatgccttccgatccacgcgcagctttcagtgttccgtacttgtagaattttttgtgtacttgtaggatttttttttgtacttgaaagattttagtttgtacttgaaagattttagtttgtactatgtgtaaaacatactgtatttttttctgaagcaaaatgcattagtttgtgaatgatgttttgtatttgcaaaccacactgagcgtgtgtgtgaatcattgtgcgtgagtaaaacacgttttgtgtgtgtgtgaatcgttgtgcgtgagcaaaacacgttttgtgtgtgagcgggtTTTGgtatgattctaactccatacaCGATAGCACTCAAGACTCTGGTGTCGTCCACACGCAGGTGCAGCTGCCCTTCTCCGTGGACTGGGTGGTCAACCTGAGCAAGATCGACTTCCAGCAGCTGCTGAAGAAGCAGACCCTGAacctggagcagcaggagtTTGTCCATGACATGCGCCGCCGCAGCAAGAACCGCATGGCGGCACAACGCTGCCGCAAGAGGAAGCTCGACTGCATCCACAGCCTGGAGTGTGAGATCAACAAGCTGGTGAGGACGCCATTGTTTGGGCTCTTGTATATATTTGACTCCAGGACAAAAAAAGCCCAGGCCTAGTAGCCTGGGCCTTCTTTGGGTTGGACTCTAAGCCTGGGCTGTTTTGTCTTGGAGTCATATATAGACTTTTCTCCACATAGACTTTGCTCAAGTTTACCTTTAATTATTTGGCAACATATATCAACGTGTGCGTTTCTTTTATTTGTTGTGTTTGGGACGATGGCCACAgaggacggagagacagaggatgCTGGCCGAGCAGAGTCGACTCCAGCAGCTGAAGATGAAGACGTGGCACACCGTGTCGGCCTTGTGCGACAAGATCTGCAGCGAGGCCAGCCTGATGCCGGAGCAGCTCCAGGTGCTGGCCAAGTACACCACGGCTGACTGCCCCTTTTCCTCTTTAATCCCCCGCCTAGACACCGCCCTCTCTGGGCCAACTCCTTCACCGCAG
The Gadus morhua chromosome 7, gadMor3.0, whole genome shotgun sequence DNA segment above includes these coding regions:
- the bach1b gene encoding transcription regulator protein BACH1b isoform X2, whose amino-acid sequence is MSSVLLNPRQTSPAAMSLADSPRSSVFTFESRTHCLNVLGRLDEQRHGDRLCDITVEVDGQSFRAHRAVLTACSEYFANVISKYARQGAVLTLPPEVTAAGFEPLLKFAYTSKLLFSKQDVLEVRSAASTLGFRDLDKTCFDFLLPKFFNSGGSSAPFPRKTCCKKKCKKLWSKEDDRLPSRKNETKPASDSSSDQEMGWQDNHPGIGQTGIKKSRTIPTSGTDKKSEETNAYFLQCPKYRKFQLACCMDRTLDLPAGANLPLSGHNSRGSEDQRESVVENPARTDAAHRVGSMEAAAEEKSHAGSQGVTKSQSNVELVDDDDVEAKRNPGDSEMGEPRVKALGWDAAVDARSSGTPAGLRDSSKDGADRSEASSTLGQTAPGFILHHPLPGRSPREDSPGVGHTGSAETIVAVVEADHKNRRAVLAVASQLKAEEESWMGRGKGRSLVGEAPDEGARERSRVEMEVAKPLPPPQTGHYPGPGSSSMDQLRVPVHPRVGSTCCPFLQGLAPDEGERQAAEGAVSCESPGMSPSHRPHPDVSPITSTEEADSETETECDDSFAQEKARQVQLPFSVDWVVNLSKIDFQQLLKKQTLNLEQQEFVHDMRRRSKNRMAAQRCRKRKLDCIHSLECEINKLRTERQRMLAEQSRLQQLKMKTWHTVSALCDKICSEASLMPEQLQVLAKYTTADCPFSSLIPRLDTALSGPTPSPQAQALLPACPSDLAADEAYPIINLQW
- the bach1b gene encoding transcription regulator protein BACH1b isoform X1, which produces MYVSVCLHRPNHVLHCYVCTRVCGVQTSPAAMSLADSPRSSVFTFESRTHCLNVLGRLDEQRHGDRLCDITVEVDGQSFRAHRAVLTACSEYFANVISKYARQGAVLTLPPEVTAAGFEPLLKFAYTSKLLFSKQDVLEVRSAASTLGFRDLDKTCFDFLLPKFFNSGGSSAPFPRKTCCKKKCKKLWSKEDDRLPSRKNETKPASDSSSDQEMGWQDNHPGIGQTGIKKSRTIPTSGTDKKSEETNAYFLQCPKYRKFQLACCMDRTLDLPAGANLPLSGHNSRGSEDQRESVVENPARTDAAHRVGSMEAAAEEKSHAGSQGVTKSQSNVELVDDDDVEAKRNPGDSEMGEPRVKALGWDAAVDARSSGTPAGLRDSSKDGADRSEASSTLGQTAPGFILHHPLPGRSPREDSPGVGHTGSAETIVAVVEADHKNRRAVLAVASQLKAEEESWMGRGKGRSLVGEAPDEGARERSRVEMEVAKPLPPPQTGHYPGPGSSSMDQLRVPVHPRVGSTCCPFLQGLAPDEGERQAAEGAVSCESPGMSPSHRPHPDVSPITSTEEADSETETECDDSFAQEKARQVQLPFSVDWVVNLSKIDFQQLLKKQTLNLEQQEFVHDMRRRSKNRMAAQRCRKRKLDCIHSLECEINKLRTERQRMLAEQSRLQQLKMKTWHTVSALCDKICSEASLMPEQLQVLAKYTTADCPFSSLIPRLDTALSGPTPSPQAQALLPACPSDLAADEAYPIINLQW
- the bach1b gene encoding transcription regulator protein BACH1b isoform X3, with protein sequence MSLADSPRSSVFTFESRTHCLNVLGRLDEQRHGDRLCDITVEVDGQSFRAHRAVLTACSEYFANVISKYARQGAVLTLPPEVTAAGFEPLLKFAYTSKLLFSKQDVLEVRSAASTLGFRDLDKTCFDFLLPKFFNSGGSSAPFPRKTCCKKKCKKLWSKEDDRLPSRKNETKPASDSSSDQEMGWQDNHPGIGQTGIKKSRTIPTSGTDKKSEETNAYFLQCPKYRKFQLACCMDRTLDLPAGANLPLSGHNSRGSEDQRESVVENPARTDAAHRVGSMEAAAEEKSHAGSQGVTKSQSNVELVDDDDVEAKRNPGDSEMGEPRVKALGWDAAVDARSSGTPAGLRDSSKDGADRSEASSTLGQTAPGFILHHPLPGRSPREDSPGVGHTGSAETIVAVVEADHKNRRAVLAVASQLKAEEESWMGRGKGRSLVGEAPDEGARERSRVEMEVAKPLPPPQTGHYPGPGSSSMDQLRVPVHPRVGSTCCPFLQGLAPDEGERQAAEGAVSCESPGMSPSHRPHPDVSPITSTEEADSETETECDDSFAQEKARQVQLPFSVDWVVNLSKIDFQQLLKKQTLNLEQQEFVHDMRRRSKNRMAAQRCRKRKLDCIHSLECEINKLRTERQRMLAEQSRLQQLKMKTWHTVSALCDKICSEASLMPEQLQVLAKYTTADCPFSSLIPRLDTALSGPTPSPQAQALLPACPSDLAADEAYPIINLQW